Part of the Scyliorhinus canicula chromosome 13, sScyCan1.1, whole genome shotgun sequence genome, CACCTGATCCAAATGGACACCTTCCTATCTTTTTGGTAGATTCAATCGCGGTGATATCATTGCCCAGCTCACTACCCTCTTCTCTGTCACACGCACACGCTATTTCGGCAGGAGGGATAGTAACCAACAATGGAAGTGAAAGGGCAGCTCTATTGGCTCACTTCTCTGACCTCCACCCAGGAATACCAATTGTTCTCCTAGTTAAACTTGGCTAACTCAATGTTGACcaggaatcccacccagaataCTGCTTGTAAATATTTGAACCTCTGTATGGAATCTGGGCGACTTTCCTCAACCATTCGGGAAACCAATCTTCGCGTCATATTAAGAAATGTAGAAAGCCAACTGGTTTGGCCTTAATCTTCCCACAATGGGTCATTTCGTACAGTTTATCACAAGTGCCCTGGAtcattttgtatttataaaataatCATTTCCAAGGTTACGGTTCAGAGACCGTGAACACGTTCCGTCGGTGCAGCTCCCCATCAGTCTGATTGGCTCCGTGTCGTCAAGGTCTTCAACAAATGGCCTTAATCCCAGCCACGTGGCCTTGTGTTTGCTTCCAGAGGTTATTGGTTAATTTATGCACATTTCGTACAGGGGATGCGTCAGTATAAAGGACATGTCTTCATTGCAATCAACCACACTTGCACTTGAGCTCAACTTTCCACTTTGGCTCCATGTGGAAATTCAGGAAGGAGTAATGTTTGTCCACTCGGCCAAACCGTCGATTCAAAAAAACTGACCCCAACTCAATAAAATGTAAAGCACAGATCCGAGCGGCGATGCTACTATTCCCGAAATTCAGACTTTCGCCCTCTAAAGATCCAGAAGAATGAAGCAACGTTGCAACTTCGATGTTACTTTCAATCGAATTGCCAGGCACTCGAAAGCAAATTGTAGTTGGCAATTTCCCAGGCTTGTTTTGAAATTATACCCTTCAATTTAAATCCACCTCGATGTGTTAAGGGCAATCCGAACATATCTTCAAGCTTCCATTGTATCTGCATTATTTCCATAATTTTATCAATCTATATTTTTGCTGTCTTACATTTTGAAAGCTCCCTGTAGGGGAGGGGTAATTTCTTACATGTTTATTGCCCTCGCTGGTGAGAACTGTGGTTACCCAAAGATGATAGATTTATGGAGCAACTTACCAAATAATACTTACTGGTGACTAATACACATCAGTGGATGGATGCCGACATGTGAATAATACTCTTGTGACGCATGTGGCCCTTGGTGTTCTGTGTAACCACTTCTCAGATGTTTCAAGTCACTGGCTCCATTCGACTGAACTACGGCACGTCTATTTATACATTTTCCCTCCGTTTTAAAAGGGCCCTCCTGGCCAGCAATAGCCCTGAATAGTCTGCAGTCTTTCGAAAAAGAGGCATTGTCTCCCAGGGATATCGATGGCCGGCGATCTAATCCCACAACGAAATCTTTTTATCTCGCCAAGACTCCcggacattcccccccccccccccccccgacttctcCATCCAGGAAACCACAATGTAGTGACTTTAAACAACCACGGCTACCCCCCTTTTTAAAACTGTACATATATTATATTCTTTCATGGTCAAAATCTAATGATGCATATTTCACTTATGGACATATACATTTCCACACAATACAACGCACGCAACATCCGTTATTAGCACAAAGCATAGCCAGCCTCTGGGATACACATATCTGGAAGGGGGTTTGGTTCGCCCACAAGCTAAAACATCGGTCATTGTCAATTAAGTTTGTCGTCTGCTGGATGCATATTTATATGTAATAGGGTAAGGGGTTGAGTGATGGGATTCAGGAACCTTTCGTCGGAGCATGCAAGCAGTATTGGATGGTAGCACATAGATGGGAAGGTCGGGGGGGATGGGAGAcgaagggaggggtgtggggggtttctttgttccccagTTGGTCATGTTGCAGTCATCCTGGGTGCTAGGTGTCACTCCTGGTTGAAGAGGACGCGGGGCGCTGTGTTATTGACTTGCCCATTGCTCTCGGGGCGGTATTTGAGCCAGCAGATGACCCACGTGACAACCACTGAGAACAAGGCTAAGATGCTGGCCACCGACAGGCAGATGGGGCCGACAGGCGAGGGGGAACTGTTGTAATGATTGACAAAGATCAAGCCGGTGAAGAGCAGCACCACCATGGAGAGGAAGGAGAAGACCACGCACACGCAGCCGGCGGTGAGGGCGGCCCGCTTGCAGTTCTGGCAGCTCTCGTAAGGCGCCGAGGGACCCGGCGACTGGCGGCTGCCCGCGGCTGCGGACGGCGCGGCGAGCTGGGCTGGCAGGGCAGCAGCGCCGGGCCTGGAGGAGGGCGGCTGAGGCTGCTGGTGGTGACGCGGAGCCTGGGGCCGCTGCGGCTGGGGAGTCGGAGGCAGGACATCCTGGGGCAGGGGGTCGGCCCCCACGTACAGCGGGAAAGCCTCGGTGACTTTGGTGTTATTGGGCAGGTTGTGGATCCTGTAGTCGGGCACGGCCGTCCTGTGCCGGCAGATGGGGCAGGCGATTCGCCATGGCCGCTCCTCCCtgacgtgcagtgtggtcagacACTCCTCACAAAACGTGTGCAAACACTCCAGCATCTTGGGCGCCCTGCGATCCAGGTCGAAGTAATTGTAGCAGATTTTGCACTCGTATTCTTCGTAAGGGGTTGTTGCATCCGGTGCTGGTGGACTTGCCTCCGCCTCGGCCATGACATCTTAAAAACAAATCTTTGCTGACTGCAATGAAGGCACCAAAAAAAAATCACTCACGCCAGCatattcctctctccctctcgttaATACCTCACAAGCCAGCCCGCACAGCCCTGCATTTTGATCTGTCCCCGTTCATAATAAAACCAGCCACTCGGCTTTGACGCGAAGACGGAGCAGCGATGATGTAATCTGGCGGCTCCAATGCGAGATTTCTGAATCGTTCAGCCTCACAACGGTCGCAAAAGGAAAAGAGGggaaatgggagagagagagaaaaaaaatcctgtaacctctctgttgtttttgtcatcGGTGTTGCTCAAGGACGCTGGGTTAGGAGCCGGATCAGCAGGCAAAACGGAATCGAGACAACACAGGGAGGGAGTGGATGAAAGATATTTCCCCATTCAATGTATAAACCGCCTGGAAAGTGTTCATTCAAATACATTCTCTGCTGAATGACTAAGAAAGCGGCCCCGAGTGGACAAGCTAACAATATCTGAAACAATCCCTTCTCATTTACTGTTTTAATTGACAATAATATACGAGAAAAAGTTAACAGGCAAACATGTTGGGTTGAAACGCATATGTATCAAATGATGGTCAGTCATTGAAGATATAAAGGAATAATATACTGAGAGCTGAATGAACACTGGTCGATTTTCACACAATGGGTATCCCCAGTGTTCCAATTAGTTCAACTTGGATTGACTGAATTGCACTAACCAAGAGTTAACAGGATTTTTAAACCGTGATAAGCTAGCTAAACCATCACCATCtgtaaaacaaaataaagattTTTCAGCTGCGGTGACCTTCTGGAATAGGTCACTTCTTCTCCATTTTTAACTCGCTCTCCAAATCAGTGGCTATCACAAAGCGAACGGCGGAAATGAGTAATGTCAGTGGACAATCGGTGTCATTCTGAAAGTCACCAATGACACAACAAAAACTTACACAGGAATCGCACTTGGTCTAGACTCCCTTAAATGTCCCAAAGTATTTCACAATTAATTTCTTTGAAGTTTTTGTTATGCAGGCAAATCATTGAaagagaatcataaaatttacagcacagaaggaagccattcagtctcTCATGCTCGTGCTAGCCCTTAGAAAACAGCACCTGTACTTAGTCCCACATCCCCATTTTATTCCCCGAACTCCCTCATCATCCAGTCCCTGCCCATCTCCCCTTTAAAGTTATTTATAGAATTAATTTCCACGACCTTTTTAAACACAACATCCCGAATTCCAATTGCTCTTTTATTGAAAATGCACTCTTCACCTTCCCTCTAATTTTTTTGGCAAATAATTTGAATCTATGACCTTGGTTATTGATCCAATTGCTAGAGGGACCAGCTTTTCCACTGTCTACAATATCAAAACCATTCGCCTTCTTGAAATCATCAATTTGgtcacatagaacagtgcagcactgtgcaggcccttcagctcacgatgttgtgctgaccatttatcctaatttaAGAACCTAAccaacaccccttcaatttactgctgtccatgtgcctgtctaagagtcgcttaaatgtccctaatgactctgactccaccacctctgctgggagtgcattccacgcacccatcactctctctgtaaagaacctacctctgacatctcctctgtaccttcctccaatcaccttaaaattatgtcccctcgtgacagccatttccaccctgcggaaaagtctctgtctattcactctatccatgcctctcatcaccttgtacacctctatcaaatcacgtCTCTGCCttatttgttccagtgagaaaagccctagctccctcaacgttTCTTCATAggtcatgccctccagtccaggcagcatcctggtaaatctcctctgtaccctctccaaaacacccacatccttcctgtaatgaggcgacccgaactggacacaatattccaagtgtggtctaactagagttttataaagctgcaacaaaaccttgcggctcttaaactctgttaatgaaagccaacacaccatacgccttcttaacaaccctggtTGGCAAATttaagggatctatgtacgtggacgccaagatccctctgtttctcCAAATTTCCAAGAATcctacctttaaccctgtattcagcattcaaatttgaccttccacaATGaaacacttcacatttatcaaggttgaactccatctgccgtttctcagcccagctctgcatcctatcaatgtcctgttgtaacctgcaacaaccttcaacactatctgcaactccaccaaccttcgtgtcatcggtaaacttactaacccacccttccacttcctcatccaagtcatatataaaaaccacaaagagtagAGGtctcagaacagatccttgcaggacaccactggtcaccgacctccaggcagaatactttccatccactaccactcgctgtctttcggccagccaattctgtatccagacagctaaatttccctgtctcccatgccccctgactttctgaatgagcctaccatgaggaAGCTTAacccttactgaaatccatatacagcacatccacttcccgaccttcatcaatgtgtcgcgtcacatcctcaaataattcaatgaggcttgtgaggcataacctgctccccacaaagccatgctgactatctttaatcaaactatgtttttctaaataatcataaatcctatctctcagaatcctttccaatattttgctcactacagacgtaagactgatgggtctgtaattcccagggatttccctattctctttcttgaacagggggacaacattctcctccctccaatcatccggtactactccagtggagagtgaggacgcaaagataatcgccaacggcgcagcaatctcctccttcgcttcctgtagtaaccttgggtatatcccgtcaggtccaggggacttatctatcctgatgcttttcaaaatttccagcacattgtccttcttaatatcaacctgttcgagtctattaacctggttcacactgttcccatgggcaacaaggtccccctctctagtgaatactgaagcaaagtattcatttagggcctctctcATCTCTTCAGACTCTTGGCACAAGTTccttccactatccctgatcagccctactctcactctgatcatcctcttatttctcatatacgtgtagaacgccttggggttttccctaatccttcccagctctgtccccttctagctctcctcagtgcatttttgagttccttcctggctaccttgtaaccctctagagccgagtcaaatccttgcttcctcaaccttatgtaagcttccttcttcctcttgactagaagctccacttctcttgccatccaaggctccttcaccttaccattccttccttgtctcagtaggacaaaactattcagcactcgcagcaagtgctccttaaacaatccccacattactgttgtgcatttcgcCAAGAACaaatgttcccactttatgctcctcagctcctgtctaacagcagtataatttcccctcccccaattaaataccttcccatactgtgtgttcctatccctctccatgacaatggtaaagatcaaggagttgtggtcaccgtcaccgaaatgctctcccaccgagacacctgacacctggcctggtttgttgccgagcaAGTCCAATATGTCCTCCCCCTAGTCagtctatctacatattgagtcaggaatccttcctgtacacctgacaaaatctgctccatccaaaccatttgcactaaggaggttccagtcaatattagggaaggtgaagtcacccatgacaacaactctgttacttctgcacttccccaagatctgccgcccatctgttcctctatctctctgctgctatttaggggggtctatagaaaactcccaataaagtgactgctcctttcttgtttctgacttccacccatactgactcagtagacaaaccctccacaactacctccttttctgcagctgttgtgcactccctaattaacagtgccacttcccctcctcttttacctccctccctattcttctgaaaacatcttaaccccggaacatctaacaaccattcctgcccctgtgaaatccacgtctccataatggccacaacattgtagttccaagtactgctcCATGCTCTAAggtc contains:
- the LOC119976066 gene encoding E3 ubiquitin-protein ligase RNF183; the protein is MAEAEASPPAPDATTPYEEYECKICYNYFDLDRRAPKMLECLHTFCEECLTTLHVREERPWRIACPICRHRTAVPDYRIHNLPNNTKVTEAFPLYVGADPLPQDVLPPTPQPQRPQAPRHHQQPQPPSSRPGAAALPAQLAAPSAAAGSRQSPGPSAPYESCQNCKRAALTAGCVCVVFSFLSMVVLLFTGLIFVNHYNSSPSPVGPICLSVASILALFSVVVTWVICWLKYRPESNGQVNNTAPRVLFNQE